GGCCCGGGCGCCGTCGCTGACGACGAACGAGAAGGTGAGCAGCGCGGCACTGCCGAGCAGCACCACGGAGAGCGGCGACATGCCGGAGTGGCCCTTGCCGAGCAGCGACTCGACAGGCGAGGCGGAGTCGCCCTCGGACGGGATGATCAGCCAGCCGATCAGGTAGAACAGCACCCCGGCGCCGCCCAGCACGCCGAGCACGGCGAGCAGCACCCGCCAGAGCACCGGGTCGGTGTTGGTGCGCCGGGCCAGCGCGCCGCAGACGCCGGCGATGTACCGGCCCTCCCGCGGGCGGATCAACTGCTGCCTGGCGAACGCCGCGCCGGCCGCGGAGAGCCACGGCGGCACGTTCGCCCCGGGCGGCGGCGGGGGCGGTGCGGTGGAGGCGGAAGGTGCCGGCCCGCCCTCGGGGCCGGTACCCGGGGTACGGGGTTCGGCAGCTTCGTCGGTCATGCCTTCGATCCTGCGTCCCGGGCGGCCCGAGGCGCCTCAGGACCCGACCCTGAGGCCACCCTGAGATCCCGGTCCCCGGTTACCGGGGAAGTTCCCCGTGGCCGGGGCTTGCCGTACGTGTGACGATTCGAGGGTGACTACCGCCACCGCTCCGCCGCCACCGCGCCGGTTGTATCGCCCCCGCGAGCACCGGATCGTGGCCGGTGTCGCCGCGGGCCTGGCCCGCCACCTGGGCGTGCCGGTGCTCGCGGTGCGCATCAGCCTGGTGGTGCTGCTCGGCTTCAACGCGCTCGGCCTGCTGCTCTACGCCGCCTACTGGGCGGTCCTCCCGCAGGAGGCGCGCAACGACGAGCGGCCGGCCCGCCGCGACTTCGCCGCGCTGGTCCCGTTCGCGGCGATCGGGCTGGGCGTGGTGCTGCTGCAGGCGCTGGTCTTCGGTGACCAGGTGGCCACCACGGTGGGCTGGATGATCGCGGTGGTCGCGGTCGGCGCCGGGGTGATCTGGCACCAGTCCGACCCGAGCCGCCGCGAGCAGTGGACCGACGCGAACGGCAAGTCCGGCTGGATGGCCGCGATCGTCGGCGAGACCGACCGGCGCTCGTTCATGCTCCGCTTCGTCGGCGGCGGCGTGCTGGTCGCGATCGGCGTGATCGGCGTCGTCGCGATCTATTCGCCGGCCGGCTCGCTCTCCTCGGTGCTGAACGGGATGATCTTCGCGCTGGTCGGCCTGCTCGGCGTCGGCGTGGTGGTGGCGCCGCTGGTCTGGCGCACCTTCGGCCAGCTGCGCGCCGAGCGCGAGGGCCGGATCCGGGAGCAGGAGCGGGCCGAGGTGGCCGCGATGATCCACGACCAGGTGCTGCACACGCTGGCCCTGATCCAGCGCAACTCCGCGGACATCAAGGAGGTGCAGCGGCTGGCCCGGGGCCAGGAGCGCAGCCTGCGCAACTGGCTCTACAAGCCGACCGCGTCGCCCACCGAGCGGTTCTCCGCCGCACTCGAGCAGGCCGCCGCCGAGGTCGAGGACACCTACGCGATCAGCGTGGAGACGGTGGTGGTCGGCGACACCCAGTGCGACGAGCGGGTGGCCGCGCTGGTCGCCGCGGCGCGCGAGGCGCTGGTCAACGCGGCCCGGCACGCCGGGGTGCAGACCGTGTCGCTCTACGCCGAGGTGGAGCCGGACGAGCTGAGCGTCTTCGTCCGGGACCGGGGCACCGGCTTCGACCTGAGCGGCGTGGCCGAGACGCGGCACGGGGTTCGTGGTTCGATCATCGGGCGCATGCAGCGCCACGGCGGGCGCGCGGAGATCCGCAGCGCCGCCGGCAACGGAACGGAAGTGCGTCTCACGCTCCCGGTCTCCCGGGAGAGCGTGACCGCCGGTAAGGAGTCAGCACGATGACCGAGCCCGTGACCCAGTCGGCCGGCCGGCTGACCGTCTTCCTGGTCGACGACCACGCGATGTTCCGCGCCGGGGTGCGCGCCGAGCTCGGCCAGCACGTCGAGGTGGTGGGCGAGGCCAGCACGGTGGCCGAGGCGATCAGCCGGATCGGCGCCATCGGGCCGGACGTCGTGCTGCTCGACGTGCACATGCCGGACGGCGGCGGCCGCGCGGTGCTGGAGAGCATCCGGCGCAGCCACCCGCAGGTCAAGTTCCTGGCGCTCTCCGTCTCGGACGCGGCCGAGGACGTGATCGGCCTGATCCGGGCCGGCGCCCGGGGTTACGTCACCAAGACCATCTCGCCGGACGAGCTGGCCGCCGCGGTGCGCCGGGTGGCCGACGGGGACGCGGTGTTCAGCCCGCGGCTGGCCGGGTTCGTGCTCGACGCGTTCGCCTCCCGGCCGGACGTGCCGGTCGCCGACCCGGAGCTGGACCAGCTGACCAACCGGGAGCGGGAGGTGCTGCGGCTGCTCGCGCGGGGGTACGCGTACAAGGAGATCGCCAAGGAGCTGTACATCTCGATCAAGACGGTCGAGACGCATGTCTCCAACGTGCTGCGCAAACTGCAGATGAGCAACCGCTACGAGTTGTCACGCTGGGCCGCCGACCGCCGGCTTGTCTAAGCCCGCATCAACCGAGTGTCACCGAAGTTCCCACGTTCGGCCGCGTTCGGTGTACGTTCGGCCACTGCGAGGAGTACATGCAGGTCAGACCCGTCGAATCAGCCGAAAGAACGATCTTTGAGCCTGCGTACGGACGTAAACGGCTAATATCGGCTTGATAACGGCGCTCTTTGGTTTCAGTGCCCCTGTGTCACAGTGGCAGCTACTCACACAACCCCTCGTGAGCGCCCCTGAAGGAGGCACTCCCATGTTTGGGAAAAGCCCATGGAAGATGGCGGTCGGTGCGACCGCCATCGCCTTGTTGGCCGCCGGTTGCGGTGGTGGCGGGTCGGAGGACTCGGACGCCGCTTCGAACACGGTAGTTATCGGTATCGGTGAGCCGCAGCACCTGATTCCGAGCAACACCACCGAGACCGAAGGCGCCGCGGTGCTCGCCGCGCTGTTCTACCCGCTGGTCGACTTCGACGCGCAGAACAACGCCGTCCCGGTCGCCGCGGAGTCGATCACCCCTGATGCCAAGAACACCGTCTGGACGATCAAGCTGAAGCCGGGCTTCACGTTCAGTAACGGCGAGCCGGTTACGTCGGACAACTACATCAACGCTTGGAACTACGGCGCCTACGGCCCGAACGGCCAGGGTGGCTCGTACTTCTTCGAGCGCATCAAGGGCTTCGCGGACATGCAGTCCAAGGACCCGGACGGCGAGGAGGGCCCGCAGAAGGCCCCCGAGCCGAAGGCGAAGAAGCTGACCGGGCTGGAGAAGGTGGACGACACCACCTTCAAGGTGACCCTCTCGGCGCCGTTCGCCGGCTGGGCGTCCGTCATGGGCTACACCTCCTTCTACCCGCTGCCGAAGGCCGCCTTCTCGTCGGACGGCGTCATCGCCGACGGCTTCGAGGACGCCATCATCGGCAACGGCCCCTTCAAGATGAAGGGCAAGTGGGAGCACGACTCGCAGATCGTCGTGGAGAAGGTCGCCGACTTCAAGGGCACCGTTCCCAAGATCGATGGCATCACCTGGAAGATCTACCAGGACCAGCAGGCGGAGTACGCCGACCTGGTCGCCGGCAACGTCGACGTCCAGACCGTGATCCCGACCGAGGCGCTGGCCAAGGCCTCCGCCGACCTGGGTGACCGGTTCAAGAAGAGCCCGAACTCCGGTTTCGGCTTCGTCGGCTTCCCCACCTTCCAGAAGGAGTTCTCGGACGTCCGCGTCCGCAAGGCGATCTCGATGGCGATCAACCGCGAGGAGATCAGCAGCCAGATCTTCCTGGGCTCGCGTTCGCCGGCGACCTCCTTCGTCTCCCCGGTCGTCGCGGGCTACCGCGCCAACTCGTGTGGCGACAACTGCGTGTACAACCCGACCGAGGCCAAGAAGCTGTACACCGAGGCCAACGGTCCGAAGGAAATCAAGATCACGTACAACGTCGACGGCGGCCACAAGGCGTGGATCGACGCGACCTGTAACCAGATCAAGGCTTCCCTGGGTGTCAACTGCGTCGGTGGCGAGGAGCCCAAGTTCGCCGACCTGCTGACCAAGGTCGAGAAGAAGCAGCCGGTCGGCCTGATCCGCCTCGGCTGGGTCATGGACTACCCGCTGATGGAGAACTACCTCGGCCCGCTGTACAGCACCGACGGTTCCTCCAACTACTACGGCTACTCCAACACGACCTTCGACAACCTGGTCAAGGCCGGTTCCGAGGCCGCGACGCCGCAGGACGCCATCAAGAAGTGGCAGCAGGCCGAGGACATCCTGGCCAAGGACATGCCGGTCGTCCCGATCTACACGCAGCAGAACGTGTACGGCTACTCGGAGAAGGTCACGAACGTGAACATGGACCTGTTCCGCAAGGTGGACCTGTACAAGATCGAAGTTGTCGGCTGATCTAGCCTGACCGCTCGACCGGTGGTGGCGTCACGGAGAATGTGAAACCGTGGCGCCACCACTGTGTTACCCCAACCTCATCGTCGCCGTGCTCACGAGGCCGGCGCTCTTCCGCGGAAGAGGCTAAACCCACATGTTCCGCTACATCGTGCGGCGCTTACTCCAGATGGTGCTCACCTTCTTCGGTGCCACGTTCCTGGTGTACGCGCTCATGTTCGCCAACCAGACCGACCCCATCCAGGCGTTGGTTGGCGAACGACCCGTTTCGGAGAGTCAGCGCATCGCGCTGACCGAGCGGTACCACCTGGATGAAAGCTTTTTCATGCAGTACTGGTACTACATCAAGGGCGTCCTCACCGGTGATTTCGGTACGTCGCTGACCGGCCGCAAGATCGCCGACATGATGGCCGACGCCTGGCCGGTGACCATCCGCCTCGCGCTGATCGCCATCGTCATCGCCGCGGTCTTCTCCATCACCGTTGGTGTCTACTCCGCCATCAAGCGCGGCGGTATCTTCGACAACTCCACGCTGATCCTCACTCTCGTCCTGCTGGCCATGCCGATCGTCGTGATCGCGCCGATCGCGCAGCTC
This window of the Actinoplanes oblitus genome carries:
- a CDS encoding PspC domain-containing protein; amino-acid sequence: MTTATAPPPPRRLYRPREHRIVAGVAAGLARHLGVPVLAVRISLVVLLGFNALGLLLYAAYWAVLPQEARNDERPARRDFAALVPFAAIGLGVVLLQALVFGDQVATTVGWMIAVVAVGAGVIWHQSDPSRREQWTDANGKSGWMAAIVGETDRRSFMLRFVGGGVLVAIGVIGVVAIYSPAGSLSSVLNGMIFALVGLLGVGVVVAPLVWRTFGQLRAEREGRIREQERAEVAAMIHDQVLHTLALIQRNSADIKEVQRLARGQERSLRNWLYKPTASPTERFSAALEQAAAEVEDTYAISVETVVVGDTQCDERVAALVAAAREALVNAARHAGVQTVSLYAEVEPDELSVFVRDRGTGFDLSGVAETRHGVRGSIIGRMQRHGGRAEIRSAAGNGTEVRLTLPVSRESVTAGKESAR
- a CDS encoding response regulator; the encoded protein is MTEPVTQSAGRLTVFLVDDHAMFRAGVRAELGQHVEVVGEASTVAEAISRIGAIGPDVVLLDVHMPDGGGRAVLESIRRSHPQVKFLALSVSDAAEDVIGLIRAGARGYVTKTISPDELAAAVRRVADGDAVFSPRLAGFVLDAFASRPDVPVADPELDQLTNREREVLRLLARGYAYKEIAKELYISIKTVETHVSNVLRKLQMSNRYELSRWAADRRLV
- a CDS encoding peptide ABC transporter substrate-binding protein produces the protein MFGKSPWKMAVGATAIALLAAGCGGGGSEDSDAASNTVVIGIGEPQHLIPSNTTETEGAAVLAALFYPLVDFDAQNNAVPVAAESITPDAKNTVWTIKLKPGFTFSNGEPVTSDNYINAWNYGAYGPNGQGGSYFFERIKGFADMQSKDPDGEEGPQKAPEPKAKKLTGLEKVDDTTFKVTLSAPFAGWASVMGYTSFYPLPKAAFSSDGVIADGFEDAIIGNGPFKMKGKWEHDSQIVVEKVADFKGTVPKIDGITWKIYQDQQAEYADLVAGNVDVQTVIPTEALAKASADLGDRFKKSPNSGFGFVGFPTFQKEFSDVRVRKAISMAINREEISSQIFLGSRSPATSFVSPVVAGYRANSCGDNCVYNPTEAKKLYTEANGPKEIKITYNVDGGHKAWIDATCNQIKASLGVNCVGGEEPKFADLLTKVEKKQPVGLIRLGWVMDYPLMENYLGPLYSTDGSSNYYGYSNTTFDNLVKAGSEAATPQDAIKKWQQAEDILAKDMPVVPIYTQQNVYGYSEKVTNVNMDLFRKVDLYKIEVVG